The following coding sequences lie in one Alphaproteobacteria bacterium genomic window:
- a CDS encoding alcohol dehydrogenase catalytic domain-containing protein — translation MKAVFLPGDRRVEVRSVPDPAPGVNDVLVAVKASCICRSDLSLYYGNAVVGGAAAGKCVTGHEPAGIIEAVGKGVTQFKVGDRVAVYLALGCGACAWCRAGNMHLCGRWKCLGFTADGGNAEYLVVPERNCLRVPETMSFVSAAISTDAFGTLFSACRKLGASGGGTIGIWGLGPMGSAGVLAAKARGARVIALDPIAERRSFAIGLGADAAVDPTVPQALEELTELTGGAGLAAAIDCSGNEAAQNMALDATMPFGKVAFIGEAARTTIRPSEQLLRKQLTLFGSWYFSTHEYDDILRTIQEKDIDLAVLATHRFALDDAEIAFRKFDNRETEKAVFTL, via the coding sequence ATGAAGGCCGTGTTTCTGCCCGGCGATCGCCGCGTCGAGGTGCGCTCGGTCCCGGATCCGGCGCCGGGGGTGAACGATGTGCTGGTGGCGGTGAAGGCTTCCTGCATCTGCCGCAGCGACCTCAGCCTCTACTACGGCAATGCGGTGGTCGGTGGTGCGGCGGCGGGAAAATGCGTCACCGGCCACGAGCCGGCGGGAATCATCGAGGCGGTCGGCAAGGGCGTGACGCAATTCAAGGTGGGCGACAGGGTGGCGGTGTACCTGGCGCTCGGATGCGGCGCATGCGCATGGTGCCGCGCAGGCAACATGCACCTGTGCGGCCGGTGGAAATGCCTGGGCTTCACGGCTGACGGCGGCAACGCGGAATATCTCGTGGTGCCGGAGCGCAACTGCTTGCGGGTGCCTGAGACGATGTCGTTCGTTTCCGCGGCCATCTCCACCGATGCGTTCGGCACCCTGTTCAGCGCCTGCCGCAAACTCGGCGCTTCGGGCGGCGGCACGATCGGCATCTGGGGCCTTGGCCCGATGGGGTCGGCCGGCGTGCTGGCGGCGAAAGCACGCGGCGCACGCGTCATCGCCCTCGATCCGATTGCCGAGCGCCGGTCGTTCGCAATCGGGCTGGGCGCCGACGCGGCAGTCGATCCGACCGTACCGCAGGCGCTGGAGGAGCTGACAGAGCTGACCGGCGGCGCCGGTCTGGCCGCCGCCATCGACTGCTCCGGCAACGAAGCGGCCCAGAACATGGCGCTCGACGCGACTATGCCATTCGGCAAGGTGGCATTCATCGGTGAAGCGGCGCGAACCACGATCCGGCCCAGCGAGCAGCTCTTGCGCAAGCAGCTCACGCTGTTCGGGTCGTGGTACTTCAGCACGCACGAGTACGACGACATCCTGCGCACCATCCAGGAAAAGGACATCGACCTCGCGGTGCTGGCGACCCACCGGTTCGCGCTCGACGATGCGGAGATCGCGTTCCGCAAGTTCGACAACAGGGAAACCGAGAAAGCCGTTTTCACGCTGTAG
- a CDS encoding FCD domain-containing protein translates to MDKSYWAPVSKTVARQIEKMISEGAIDDDGRLPSQRELSTQLGVSRTSVREALSQLEASGMLRTEPGRGTFWLAGQRGATQRSESGSARSELADIMRGMDVISHDATYPKLEISRFRYLIESQSARLAAMRISDDQIQLLERNLSAFKSQTRAADLEASAATDFEFHHMIVRFAEVRLFADMHRAFRPLVMHAVRMYETQYNRAWEPVVEHERILEALRRRDPDEARYYMQSHIIRSAERLGITDASEIL, encoded by the coding sequence GTGGACAAATCCTACTGGGCACCGGTGTCCAAGACCGTGGCGCGGCAGATCGAGAAAATGATCTCGGAAGGCGCGATCGACGACGACGGTCGCCTTCCGTCGCAGCGAGAGCTATCGACGCAGCTCGGCGTCAGTCGAACCTCGGTGCGCGAGGCGCTGTCCCAGTTGGAGGCGTCGGGCATGCTGCGGACCGAGCCTGGCCGTGGCACCTTCTGGCTCGCCGGGCAGCGCGGCGCCACCCAGCGCTCGGAGAGCGGCAGTGCCCGGAGCGAACTTGCCGACATCATGCGCGGGATGGACGTCATCTCGCATGATGCGACCTATCCGAAGCTGGAGATCTCGCGGTTCCGCTACCTGATCGAAAGCCAGTCGGCGAGGCTTGCCGCCATGCGCATATCCGACGATCAGATCCAGCTCCTGGAGCGCAACCTGAGCGCCTTCAAGAGCCAGACGCGGGCGGCAGACCTGGAGGCAAGCGCAGCGACAGACTTCGAGTTCCACCACATGATCGTCCGGTTCGCCGAGGTCCGGCTCTTTGCCGATATGCACCGGGCGTTCCGACCCCTTGTCATGCATGCGGTCAGGATGTACGAGACCCAATACAATCGTGCATGGGAACCGGTTGTCGAGCACGAGAGAATACTGGAAGCATTGCGTCGCCGGGACCCCGACGAGGCGCGTTACTACATGCAATCGCACATCATACGAAGTGCCGAACGCCTGGGAATTACCGACGCTAGTGAAATATTGTAG
- a CDS encoding sugar ABC transporter permease, whose amino-acid sequence MPNKKRAPYVFLAPALLYLALWIFYPIAQNAVLSTLAPEAGRESAVHFVGLGNYERLISDDLFLRALSHNLIWVALSIVVPVAIGLVLAVLLVHRRARLFYATVFFLPATVAPIMAAIIWGWVYNPTFGALNQGLDLIGLSSLARPWLGDAGSALVAVNMIGSWGYYGFCTLIFLAGLQGIDPEIYDAARIDGAGPLQQFWRITIPLLRPTIVFVLVYTVIGSMKFFDIIYVATKGGPDNATQIVAVYMFDLFIRQGQVHYAAAMSTVLTAIILALSVLLLWNARSRAARMAS is encoded by the coding sequence ATGCCGAACAAGAAGCGCGCGCCATATGTGTTCCTGGCGCCGGCCCTTCTCTACCTGGCGCTATGGATTTTCTATCCCATCGCACAGAATGCCGTGCTCAGCACATTGGCGCCCGAGGCGGGCCGGGAATCGGCGGTCCATTTCGTCGGCCTCGGCAACTACGAGCGTCTGATCTCCGACGACCTGTTCCTTCGTGCGCTGTCGCACAATCTGATCTGGGTCGCGCTTTCGATCGTCGTGCCGGTGGCGATCGGCCTGGTGCTGGCGGTCCTGCTGGTGCATCGCCGGGCACGACTGTTCTACGCGACCGTCTTTTTCCTGCCCGCGACCGTTGCGCCGATCATGGCGGCAATCATCTGGGGCTGGGTCTACAACCCGACATTCGGCGCGCTGAATCAGGGCCTCGATCTGATCGGACTGAGCAGCCTGGCGCGGCCCTGGCTCGGCGACGCTGGGTCCGCGCTGGTCGCCGTGAACATGATCGGAAGTTGGGGCTACTACGGCTTCTGCACTTTGATTTTCCTCGCCGGCCTGCAGGGGATCGACCCCGAGATTTACGATGCCGCGCGCATCGACGGCGCGGGGCCGCTGCAACAGTTCTGGCGCATCACCATCCCGCTGCTGCGGCCGACCATCGTCTTCGTGCTGGTCTACACCGTCATCGGCTCGATGAAGTTCTTCGACATCATCTACGTCGCCACCAAGGGCGGCCCGGACAACGCCACCCAGATCGTCGCCGTCTACATGTTCGACCTGTTCATCCGTCAGGGCCAGGTGCACTACGCCGCGGCCATGAGCACGGTGCTGACCGCCATCATCCTGGCTCTCAGCGTGCTGCTGCTGTGGAACGCGCGGTCCCGCGCGGCACGGATGGCCTCCTGA
- a CDS encoding substrate-binding domain-containing protein, translating to MKSHDVSRTIRTGLAGAALAVLAVPGAASAQETLKVYVSAGFDGNTWMDASMNLLRAISQTSAYKDRVELEVQSARGDAQVQQQQINAMVQAGADIIVAWPISPTALNRSVRNACSQGVIFITWDAQVTEPCAYYVGINQDWAGAGPAEWLAQELDGEGDIIFMGGIPGTMVDTRRNEAAKAVFAEYPGIEIVADTPSMWNNATARQKLAEIVAARGWDSIDGLWTQTGCYEFAQLQIEAGRDTLLPCAGNGSNGERVSQLPEGATEGALAVPGVSMGSPPWAAPYAFKLAMEMIDGGEVQKYTEIPMPLVKSEDTVLCESADRDELVAMDWSCNAVPLSVAPANYFIDVWSKEVPELDLYSALNGTVPEGQ from the coding sequence ATGAAAAGCCATGATGTCTCGCGCACGATCCGTACCGGACTGGCCGGCGCGGCTTTGGCCGTGTTGGCGGTGCCGGGGGCGGCGAGCGCGCAGGAAACCTTGAAGGTCTATGTCAGCGCCGGCTTCGACGGCAACACCTGGATGGATGCCTCGATGAACCTGCTGCGCGCGATCTCCCAGACCAGCGCGTACAAGGATCGCGTAGAACTGGAGGTTCAGTCGGCGCGTGGCGACGCCCAGGTCCAGCAGCAGCAGATCAATGCCATGGTGCAGGCGGGCGCCGACATCATTGTCGCCTGGCCGATTTCGCCCACGGCACTCAATCGATCGGTGCGCAACGCCTGCAGCCAAGGCGTCATCTTCATTACCTGGGACGCGCAGGTGACCGAACCATGCGCGTACTACGTCGGAATCAACCAGGACTGGGCCGGCGCCGGTCCGGCCGAGTGGCTGGCGCAAGAGCTTGATGGCGAAGGCGACATCATCTTCATGGGCGGGATTCCGGGCACGATGGTCGACACCCGTCGCAACGAAGCTGCCAAGGCCGTGTTCGCTGAATATCCCGGCATCGAGATTGTCGCCGACACGCCGAGCATGTGGAACAACGCGACCGCCCGGCAGAAGCTAGCGGAGATTGTCGCGGCGCGGGGCTGGGACAGCATCGACGGGCTGTGGACCCAGACCGGTTGCTACGAGTTCGCCCAGCTGCAGATCGAGGCGGGACGCGATACGTTGCTGCCATGTGCGGGCAACGGCTCGAACGGCGAGCGCGTTTCGCAGTTGCCGGAAGGCGCCACCGAGGGGGCGCTCGCCGTCCCGGGCGTCTCGATGGGCTCGCCGCCCTGGGCGGCTCCGTATGCCTTCAAACTTGCCATGGAGATGATCGACGGCGGGGAAGTGCAGAAGTACACCGAGATACCGATGCCGTTGGTCAAGAGCGAGGATACGGTGCTTTGCGAGTCCGCCGACCGGGACGAGCTCGTCGCGATGGACTGGTCCTGCAATGCTGTGCCTCTCAGCGTGGCACCGGCCAACTACTTCATCGATGTATGGAGCAAAGAGGTACCGGAGTTGGACCTGTATTCCGCTCTGAACGGCACCGTTCCCGAAGGCCAGTAG
- a CDS encoding carbohydrate ABC transporter permease — MNRLLNALGANAVLVLFTIISIAPVYLLFVTSLKSQGELIASVFALPEDPRWHNYGLVLVDRGYYQAVLNSLLVSGAVTGLTIILSATAAFAFAVYDFAGKQVLFVLVLVGLMVSEVSILIPVYNLLKDWGLLNSYVGMILPLIALGLSFGIFLMTTFMREVPRDLLDAARLDGCNDLQILIRIIVPVSLPGIGALAVIEFLWAWNSFFLPLVIATRQDLMPLSVSVIDFMGRFTFNYELVATTCVIMFVPILLLYIVTQRSFRRGVTMGAIK; from the coding sequence ATGAACCGGCTGCTCAACGCTCTGGGCGCCAACGCTGTCCTGGTCCTGTTCACGATCATCTCGATCGCGCCGGTCTATCTATTGTTCGTCACCTCCCTGAAGTCGCAGGGCGAGCTGATCGCGAGCGTTTTCGCCCTGCCAGAGGACCCACGCTGGCACAATTACGGGCTGGTGCTGGTCGATCGTGGCTATTACCAGGCCGTTCTCAACAGTCTGCTGGTGTCTGGCGCGGTCACCGGGCTGACCATCATCCTGTCTGCGACGGCCGCGTTCGCCTTTGCGGTCTACGACTTTGCCGGCAAGCAGGTGCTGTTTGTCCTGGTGCTGGTCGGGCTGATGGTCTCCGAGGTCTCGATCCTGATCCCGGTCTACAACCTGCTGAAGGACTGGGGCCTCCTGAACAGCTATGTCGGCATGATCCTGCCGCTGATCGCGCTGGGGCTTTCATTCGGCATCTTCCTGATGACGACGTTCATGCGCGAGGTGCCGCGCGACCTGCTCGACGCCGCCCGCCTGGACGGATGTAACGACCTGCAAATCCTGATCCGGATCATCGTGCCTGTCAGTCTGCCGGGTATCGGCGCGCTGGCCGTGATCGAATTCCTATGGGCCTGGAACAGCTTCTTCCTGCCGCTGGTCATCGCGACCCGTCAGGACCTGATGCCGCTCAGCGTCTCGGTGATCGATTTCATGGGCCGTTTCACCTTCAACTACGAGTTGGTCGCGACGACCTGCGTGATCATGTTCGTGCCGATACTGCTGCTTTACATCGTTACCCAGCGCAGCTTCCGGCGCGGCGTGACCATGGGGGCGATCAAGTGA
- a CDS encoding ABC transporter substrate-binding protein produces the protein MEKIHQEFQAEHPCVVFRARCSVAVSRIRNAVELALTSGEAPDVFYSWPSGAGLTAYANAGYYLTDLTPYAEQYGWSDRLPQWAIERNSFQQALYAYPWEQDLEYVYYNTEIFAELGLAATAVVRGRVGLRDTASAAGLILISLGNQDLWPARTCGRT, from the coding sequence GTGGAGAAGATCCACCAGGAGTTCCAGGCCGAGCATCCGTGCGTTGTGTTTCGCGCTCGGTGTTCGGTGGCGGTTTCCCGGATCCGCAACGCGGTCGAGTTGGCCCTGACGTCGGGCGAGGCTCCGGACGTGTTCTACAGCTGGCCGTCCGGCGCCGGGCTGACCGCCTATGCCAACGCCGGCTATTATCTGACCGACCTGACCCCGTATGCGGAGCAGTACGGTTGGTCTGACCGGCTGCCGCAATGGGCCATCGAGCGCAACTCGTTCCAGCAAGCTCTCTATGCGTATCCGTGGGAGCAGGACCTGGAATACGTTTACTACAACACCGAGATTTTCGCCGAGCTGGGCCTTGCAGCCACCGCAGTCGTTCGAGGACGTGTTGGCTTGCGCGACACGGCCAGCGCGGCGGGCCTGATCCTGATTTCGCTCGGCAACCAGGATCTCTGGCCGGCCAGAACATGTGGACGGACGTGA